One Mangrovimonas cancribranchiae DNA segment encodes these proteins:
- a CDS encoding DUF4835 family protein has protein sequence MNKILTVLLLFLSLSATSQELNCSVVVNAQQTGNQNLQIFKTLEKQLTEFVNNTAWTNKTFAPQERISCGIFINITEYNNDNYKASIQVQSSRPVYGSTYSSPVYNVNDKDFVFKYLEFQNLIYNPNQFQSNLVSVLAFHIYMVLGIDADTFKPNGGDEYFKQAQTIVNYSQQEGSAGWRLEDGLQSRFALIDNIRSSTYKEYREVMYAYHRDGLDNMQSNVKKAKMSIVSALNRFDELHKRRPNSYLLRTFFDAKADEIEDIFTDGPSVEITELMSTLNRVAPMHSSKWRNIKF, from the coding sequence ATGAATAAAATACTTACCGTTTTATTACTGTTTTTGTCTTTATCAGCGACATCTCAAGAGCTTAATTGTAGTGTTGTTGTTAATGCACAGCAAACAGGTAATCAAAACCTTCAAATTTTTAAAACCCTTGAGAAGCAACTTACAGAGTTTGTAAATAACACCGCGTGGACTAACAAAACGTTTGCCCCACAAGAGCGCATAAGTTGTGGTATTTTTATAAATATTACAGAGTATAATAACGATAATTACAAGGCAAGTATACAAGTTCAATCTTCAAGACCAGTTTATGGGTCAACTTATAGCTCGCCTGTTTACAATGTAAACGACAAAGACTTTGTATTTAAGTACCTAGAATTTCAAAACTTAATTTACAATCCTAATCAATTTCAATCCAACTTAGTCTCGGTATTAGCATTTCACATTTATATGGTTTTAGGTATAGATGCAGATACGTTTAAGCCTAATGGAGGCGATGAATATTTTAAACAAGCTCAAACTATTGTAAATTATTCGCAACAAGAAGGCTCGGCAGGTTGGCGATTGGAAGACGGCTTGCAATCTAGATTTGCTTTAATAGATAATATTAGATCCTCAACGTATAAGGAATATCGCGAAGTCATGTATGCTTATCATAGAGATGGATTGGATAATATGCAAAGCAATGTGAAAAAGGCCAAAATGAGCATAGTTTCTGCTTTAAATAGGTTTGACGAGCTTCATAAAAGACGCCCAAACTCTTATTTGTTACGTACCTTTTTCGATGCTAAAGCCGATGAAATAGAAGACATTTTTACCGATGGCCCAAGCGTGGAAATTACGGAACTTATGAGTACTTTAAATAGAGTAGCGCCAATGCATTCTAGTAAATGGCGCAATATTAAGTTTTAA